In a single window of the Caproicibacterium sp. BJN0003 genome:
- a CDS encoding sodium/glutamate symporter, whose protein sequence is MTLWTVLTDVSMMAGLLLLGQLLRAKLKIFQKLLIPPALIAGIFALVLGPNGWGILPFSKSLSTYASVLIVIVFAAMPIGDKPSKEAKSGPAIGGMFFNITGVAVLQYAVGMFLTVYVLDLFFKNLNPGFGLMMATGFYGGHGTAAAVGQTYESLGWDEASALGYTTATVGLVGGIISGVAIINWGARKGYTHYVTSPKDLPLSMKTGLVQPMDQQASTKATISTICMDPMAFHLGLVLVPSLFGYMLSKALIPVIGVEIPAFCTALLFGFIVNAVMNKTHSDKYIDRGSISRISGTSTDFLMVSGIGSLQLGIVVKYAVPLIVVCAAGFLTNWLWFHIVGKHSSPKDWFERNMMVWGHACGVAATGVMLQRICDPELKSRGIEDSGISDLINRPIIVGLQVIPPVLMTTMAAAGPHIVTWVCFAIVAVMGIVAYACKWWNPKSKVQTYSQSDVGKVEKMPISRNDQGKAA, encoded by the coding sequence ATGACCCTTTGGACGGTCTTGACTGATGTCAGTATGATGGCCGGTTTGCTGCTGTTGGGGCAGCTGCTGCGTGCGAAATTGAAAATTTTTCAAAAACTGTTGATCCCACCGGCTCTAATAGCTGGAATCTTCGCTTTAGTGTTAGGCCCAAATGGTTGGGGAATTCTTCCTTTTTCCAAGAGCCTTAGTACATATGCAAGTGTTTTAATTGTAATTGTGTTTGCCGCAATGCCGATTGGAGATAAGCCAAGCAAAGAGGCAAAATCCGGACCGGCGATCGGTGGAATGTTCTTTAACATTACCGGCGTTGCAGTGTTGCAGTATGCAGTTGGGATGTTCCTCACAGTTTATGTGTTGGATCTGTTCTTCAAAAATTTGAATCCGGGATTTGGATTGATGATGGCAACCGGATTCTATGGCGGCCATGGAACAGCAGCTGCTGTTGGTCAGACATATGAAAGCCTTGGTTGGGATGAAGCTTCTGCTTTGGGTTATACAACCGCGACGGTCGGCTTAGTCGGAGGCATTATTTCCGGCGTGGCGATCATTAACTGGGGCGCCCGCAAAGGATATACCCATTATGTAACTTCTCCAAAGGATTTGCCGTTGTCCATGAAGACCGGTTTGGTACAGCCAATGGATCAGCAGGCGAGCACGAAGGCGACCATTTCTACGATCTGCATGGATCCGATGGCATTCCATTTAGGATTAGTTTTAGTTCCTTCTCTTTTCGGCTACATGCTTTCAAAAGCATTAATACCCGTAATCGGAGTCGAAATTCCAGCCTTCTGCACAGCACTTCTTTTTGGATTCATTGTTAATGCAGTTATGAATAAGACCCATTCGGACAAATACATTGACCGGGGAAGCATCAGCCGGATCAGCGGTACTTCTACCGATTTCCTGATGGTTTCCGGTATTGGTTCTCTACAGCTTGGGATTGTTGTCAAATATGCGGTCCCGCTGATTGTAGTTTGTGCGGCAGGGTTCTTAACAAACTGGCTCTGGTTCCATATCGTTGGCAAACATTCTTCTCCAAAGGATTGGTTCGAACGCAATATGATGGTTTGGGGCCATGCCTGCGGCGTTGCTGCAACAGGCGTTATGCTTCAGCGTATTTGCGATCCGGAACTAAAGTCCAGAGGAATTGAGGATTCCGGCATTTCAGATCTAATCAATCGTCCAATTATTGTTGGTCTACAGGTAATTCCGCCGGTCCTAATGACGACGATGGCAGCTGCAGGTCCTCATATTGTCACATGGGTATGCTTCGCAATTGTTGCGGTAATGGGAATTGTAGCTTATGCCTGCAAATGGTGGAATCCGAAGTCAAAAGTACAAACCTATTCACAAAGTGATGTTGGTAAAGTAGAAAAAATGCCGATCAGCAGAAATGACCAAGGCAAAGCAGCTTAA
- a CDS encoding NAD(P)-dependent oxidoreductase produces MKPYDIIHFEALGEEARHLEEETTKAQQAHQLPANLHYLITPENVQDFLAAHPDLELPDIITTKTHSILPKGYLNGKKKSIITRSAGYDHYEALADRANITSLREYCVNAVAQTAIKFLYATAGLLNDYTVCTRTFERNREPSFEELAGNRVATVFGVGKIGKRIYDLVAANGLTAQAVDIRESQLDEFYHHKVNFVTKEQAIANSDIIINAMNLTKISHSPFYNVNYFSRKYLQKAKPGLIFINVTRGEIAPESQLLELYDEGIIKGIGLDVFTDEEAFSKSLNHVAETDNPNCLAATEIVKRALERSDNIYVQPHQAFNSDLAVAAKARDTIQHLVAWYENGKKCFDEQLPYYPSGSGKTRTIPFPAPQREDETAAS; encoded by the coding sequence ATGAAACCATATGATATCATTCATTTTGAGGCGCTTGGCGAAGAAGCAAGACATTTGGAAGAGGAGACAACAAAAGCGCAGCAGGCACATCAGCTTCCGGCAAATCTACATTATTTGATTACGCCGGAAAATGTACAGGACTTTTTAGCAGCACATCCTGATTTAGAGTTACCTGATATCATCACTACAAAAACACATTCTATTTTGCCAAAGGGATATCTGAATGGCAAGAAGAAAAGCATCATTACCCGCAGTGCCGGATATGATCATTATGAGGCACTGGCGGATCGTGCAAATATTACATCTTTACGCGAATACTGCGTCAATGCGGTGGCACAGACGGCGATTAAATTCTTATATGCAACAGCCGGGCTGCTCAATGATTATACAGTCTGCACTAGAACTTTTGAACGGAACCGGGAGCCTTCTTTTGAAGAGTTGGCAGGGAATCGTGTCGCGACGGTTTTTGGTGTTGGTAAAATCGGCAAGCGGATTTATGACCTTGTTGCGGCAAATGGATTGACCGCACAGGCAGTAGATATTCGTGAAAGTCAGCTGGATGAATTTTATCACCATAAGGTAAATTTTGTAACAAAAGAGCAGGCAATCGCAAATAGCGATATTATTATTAATGCCATGAACTTGACAAAAATTTCTCACAGTCCATTTTATAATGTCAATTATTTTTCAAGAAAATATCTGCAAAAAGCAAAGCCCGGTCTGATTTTCATCAATGTGACAAGGGGCGAGATTGCACCGGAATCACAGTTGTTGGAACTTTATGACGAGGGAATTATTAAAGGAATTGGTTTGGATGTTTTTACCGATGAAGAAGCTTTTTCAAAGAGTCTAAATCATGTGGCAGAGACCGATAATCCAAACTGTTTGGCTGCTACGGAAATTGTAAAGCGTGCTTTAGAACGCTCGGACAATATTTATGTGCAGCCTCATCAAGCTTTCAACTCCGATCTGGCCGTAGCCGCGAAAGCGCGCGATACCATTCAGCATTTGGTTGCATGGTATGAGAATGGAAAAAAGTGTTTTGACGAACAACTTCCGTATTATCCATCCGGTTCTGGAAAGACACGTACGATTCCATTCCCTGCGCCTCAGCGTGAAGACGAGACGGCCGCTTCCTAA
- a CDS encoding hemolysin family protein: MAPEPGPTDFLWTTIILLLLLLLLTAILTTAEIGIINLSDSQIKKLTEEGNPQANTISKLTKHSARFLGSVRLGIGICEFLAAGLASWGIAPFLGNALSSLGLPQNVTFILGFVLTILLLVFLFLLFGEAIPKKFAPQRIESSAYRYAGFLKGLIIFLKPMFSLISGCTHFAMRIGGLDPNHEDSTVTEEEILMMVDQGEEKGVIAEDAKDMISNIFDFDDSTVAEVMTHRTDIIAVEDTDTIQDVVNLAIQEGFSRIPVYHEDLDNILGIIYVKDLLKYVGAPVDQTLKLTKLMRLAHFVPETNKCSELFKEMTENHFQIAVIVDEYGGTEGLISLEDLLESIVGNIQDEYDREEEEVIEEGPNCWNVDGSIAIDDVEDLTGVTLPRGDYDTLAGLLVELLGRIPNPDEQPCVKYGMLTFTALRVEERRITRIRIRKKVSSPEATEKGSAKSQNKK; this comes from the coding sequence ATGGCTCCTGAACCTGGGCCCACTGATTTTTTATGGACAACAATTATTTTACTGCTTTTACTGCTTTTGCTGACTGCAATTTTGACTACAGCAGAAATCGGAATCATCAATCTTTCCGACAGCCAAATCAAAAAGCTCACTGAAGAAGGAAATCCGCAGGCTAACACCATTTCGAAACTCACCAAACATTCCGCACGGTTTTTAGGGTCCGTGCGTTTGGGAATTGGGATCTGCGAATTTTTGGCGGCAGGACTTGCCTCATGGGGAATTGCACCATTTCTTGGAAATGCGCTGTCCTCTCTAGGTCTTCCTCAAAATGTCACTTTTATTCTTGGATTTGTCTTAACGATCCTTCTTTTGGTCTTTTTATTTTTACTTTTCGGAGAAGCAATTCCCAAAAAGTTTGCTCCTCAGCGCATTGAATCCTCTGCCTATCGATATGCAGGCTTTTTAAAAGGTCTTATTATCTTTTTAAAGCCGATGTTTTCACTGATTTCGGGCTGCACTCATTTCGCGATGCGAATTGGCGGGTTAGACCCCAATCATGAAGACTCGACCGTTACAGAAGAAGAAATTTTAATGATGGTCGATCAGGGCGAAGAAAAAGGAGTCATTGCAGAAGACGCGAAAGACATGATCTCCAACATCTTCGATTTTGATGACAGTACCGTTGCAGAAGTGATGACGCACCGTACAGACATCATTGCCGTGGAAGATACCGATACCATACAGGACGTTGTCAATCTCGCAATTCAGGAAGGTTTTTCCCGGATTCCCGTCTATCACGAAGACCTAGATAATATTCTTGGCATTATCTATGTAAAAGATTTGCTCAAATATGTTGGAGCTCCTGTCGATCAAACACTGAAACTCACAAAGCTGATGCGTTTAGCTCATTTTGTTCCGGAAACCAACAAGTGCAGCGAGCTCTTTAAAGAAATGACAGAGAACCATTTTCAGATTGCGGTCATTGTTGATGAATATGGTGGAACCGAAGGACTGATTTCCCTGGAGGACCTGCTAGAATCCATCGTCGGCAATATTCAGGATGAATATGACCGTGAAGAAGAAGAAGTCATTGAAGAAGGGCCTAACTGCTGGAATGTTGACGGTTCGATTGCGATTGACGATGTGGAAGATCTTACTGGCGTTACCCTGCCCCGCGGTGATTATGACACGCTTGCCGGTCTTTTAGTCGAACTGCTTGGCAGAATCCCCAATCCGGATGAGCAGCCTTGTGTCAAATATGGGATGCTTACTTTTACTGCTCTGCGGGTAGAAGAACGCCGGATCACGCGAATTCGTATCCGCAAAAAAGTTTCTTCACCGGAAGCCACCGAAAAAGGCAGCGCAAAATCACAAAATAAAAAATAA
- the nifJ gene encoding pyruvate:ferredoxin (flavodoxin) oxidoreductase, with protein MDSRKMKTMDGNTAASYVSYAFTDVAAIYPITPSSPMADEADKSAAAGQKNLFGRKVHITEMQSEGGASGAVHGSLAAGALTTTYTASQGLLLMIPNMYKIAGELLPGVIHCAARSLATHALCIFGDHSDIYACRQTGFAMLCSNSPQEAMDLGAVAHLAAIKGHVPFLHFFDGFRTSHEVQKIHYWDYKDLGDMLDWDEVAKFRKNALNPEHPVTRGTAQNDDIFFQASEASNPYYDALPAIVEDYMNQVNAKIGTDYKPFNYHGAPDAEQVIIAMGSVCECAEEVVDYLNAAGEKVGLVKVHLYRPFVPEYLAKVLPKTVKKISVLDRTREPGSIGEPLYLDVLAGLSGTEFGCVPIYTGRYGLGSKDTTPGDIVAVYRNMQSETPKKRFTISIVDDVTNLSLPVKETPDTTPKGTHSCKFWGLGADGTVGANKNSIKIIGDHTDMYAQGYFAYDSKKSGGLTVSHLRFGDRPIKSTYYISKADFVACHKSSYVTDYDMVEDLKDGGSFLLNCQWSDEELDKELPGKMKKFIADHNINFYTINGVKLGKEIGLGNRINTILQSAFFSIAKIIPEEKAIEYMKAAAEHSYAKKGQKIVDMNFAAIDRGAKEYHKVNVPESWKNCTDDQKVSVATEGDPDTVNYVNNVLKPINRYQGNKLPVSAFKDMADGTAPAGSSAYEKRGIAVDVPEWNPDNCIQCNFCSYVCPHACIRPAAMTQAEAKAAPASQKTKDMTGMPGMKFAVTISAYDCTGCGSCVNVCPGMKGNKALSMKPMETQAVSQEGFDYGVKLPEKPEVIEKFKETTVKGSQFKQPLLEFSGACAGCGETPYAKLATQLFGDRMYIANATGCSSIWGGSEPSTPYTRNQRGFGPAWANSLFEDNAEYGMGMALGQDAVRGRLMDEIKELAKDERASESFKKACSDYFDTEKDSGANRAATDKLIPELEKAAAKGCPVSKGILEEKEFLAKKSTWIFGGDGWCYDIGFGGVDHVLASGEDVNILVFDTEVYSNTGGQASKATPIGAVAQFAATGKATKKKDMAAIAMSYGYVYVAQVAMGANMNQCVKAFHEAESYHGPSIIIAYAPCINHGIKGGMSIAQTEEKKAVDAGYWNLLRYDPRLAAIGKNPMQLDSKAPTASYHDFIMGEVRYNSLTRAFPDRAKMLFEKAEEAAKDHYDQLEKLASMK; from the coding sequence ATGGATTCCAGAAAAATGAAGACTATGGATGGCAATACGGCTGCATCATATGTTTCTTATGCATTTACTGATGTTGCTGCCATCTACCCAATTACTCCGTCTTCACCCATGGCAGATGAAGCGGACAAGAGTGCTGCAGCAGGACAGAAAAACCTGTTCGGGCGAAAGGTGCATATTACAGAGATGCAGTCCGAGGGAGGCGCTTCCGGAGCCGTACATGGTTCTTTGGCTGCCGGCGCGCTCACAACCACTTACACTGCTTCTCAAGGTTTGCTCCTGATGATTCCAAACATGTATAAGATCGCAGGAGAACTTCTTCCTGGAGTGATTCATTGCGCAGCTCGTTCTCTTGCAACGCACGCACTTTGTATTTTCGGTGATCATTCCGATATTTATGCATGCCGTCAGACTGGCTTTGCAATGCTCTGCTCCAACAGCCCGCAAGAGGCTATGGATCTGGGCGCAGTTGCACATTTGGCCGCAATTAAAGGACATGTGCCGTTCCTGCATTTCTTTGATGGATTCCGTACTTCTCATGAAGTTCAGAAGATTCATTACTGGGATTATAAAGATCTCGGCGATATGCTGGACTGGGATGAAGTTGCAAAGTTCCGCAAAAATGCATTGAATCCGGAACATCCGGTAACCCGCGGAACTGCTCAGAATGATGATATTTTCTTCCAGGCAAGCGAGGCTTCTAATCCTTATTATGATGCATTGCCCGCAATTGTCGAGGATTATATGAATCAGGTGAACGCGAAGATCGGTACCGATTATAAACCGTTCAACTATCATGGTGCTCCCGATGCAGAGCAGGTCATTATTGCCATGGGTTCTGTTTGCGAATGCGCAGAAGAAGTGGTCGATTATTTGAATGCTGCCGGCGAAAAGGTTGGTCTTGTTAAGGTTCATCTTTATCGTCCGTTTGTACCGGAATATCTGGCAAAAGTTCTGCCCAAGACGGTAAAGAAAATTTCTGTTCTCGACCGTACCCGTGAGCCCGGTTCCATTGGCGAGCCGCTGTATCTGGATGTTTTGGCGGGCCTTTCCGGCACTGAGTTTGGTTGTGTGCCGATTTATACCGGACGTTATGGCCTTGGTTCCAAGGATACAACCCCGGGAGACATTGTTGCTGTCTATCGCAATATGCAGAGCGAGACTCCTAAGAAACGCTTTACAATCAGCATTGTGGATGATGTCACGAACCTTTCTTTGCCGGTTAAGGAAACCCCGGATACCACTCCGAAGGGAACCCATTCCTGCAAATTCTGGGGACTTGGCGCAGACGGTACTGTCGGTGCGAACAAAAACTCCATCAAGATTATCGGTGATCATACCGATATGTACGCTCAGGGCTATTTTGCCTATGATTCCAAGAAGTCCGGTGGATTGACTGTTTCTCATCTGCGTTTTGGCGATCGCCCGATCAAATCCACCTATTATATCAGCAAGGCCGATTTTGTTGCCTGCCATAAGTCCAGCTATGTGACCGACTACGATATGGTTGAGGACTTGAAAGACGGCGGCAGCTTCCTGCTGAACTGCCAGTGGAGTGATGAAGAGCTAGACAAGGAGTTGCCTGGCAAGATGAAGAAATTCATTGCTGATCACAACATTAACTTCTACACCATTAATGGTGTAAAGCTTGGCAAGGAAATTGGACTTGGCAACCGTATCAACACAATTCTTCAGTCTGCTTTCTTCAGCATCGCAAAGATCATTCCGGAAGAAAAAGCGATTGAGTATATGAAGGCCGCTGCAGAGCATAGCTATGCGAAGAAGGGCCAAAAGATTGTTGATATGAACTTTGCGGCAATTGATCGCGGCGCAAAAGAATATCATAAAGTGAATGTGCCAGAATCCTGGAAGAACTGCACCGATGACCAGAAGGTCTCTGTTGCAACCGAGGGCGATCCTGACACTGTAAATTATGTAAACAACGTGTTGAAACCGATCAACCGCTATCAGGGAAATAAGCTGCCGGTTTCTGCCTTTAAAGATATGGCAGACGGCACAGCTCCGGCAGGTTCCTCTGCTTATGAGAAGCGTGGAATTGCTGTAGATGTTCCGGAGTGGAATCCTGATAACTGTATTCAGTGTAATTTCTGCTCTTATGTTTGCCCGCATGCCTGCATTCGCCCGGCTGCAATGACCCAAGCGGAAGCAAAAGCAGCACCTGCCTCTCAGAAGACAAAAGATATGACCGGTATGCCTGGCATGAAGTTTGCTGTGACGATTTCTGCTTATGACTGCACCGGCTGCGGTTCCTGCGTAAATGTTTGCCCAGGAATGAAGGGGAATAAAGCACTCTCAATGAAGCCGATGGAGACACAGGCTGTTTCTCAGGAAGGTTTTGACTATGGCGTAAAACTGCCGGAGAAACCTGAAGTGATTGAGAAGTTTAAGGAGACTACCGTTAAAGGCAGTCAGTTTAAGCAGCCGCTTCTTGAGTTCTCTGGTGCATGCGCAGGCTGCGGAGAGACTCCTTATGCAAAACTTGCGACTCAGCTTTTCGGCGATCGCATGTATATTGCAAATGCTACCGGTTGCTCCTCTATTTGGGGCGGTAGTGAACCTTCTACACCGTATACCCGCAATCAGCGTGGATTTGGTCCGGCATGGGCAAACTCCTTGTTTGAAGATAACGCGGAATATGGCATGGGCATGGCACTTGGTCAGGATGCAGTTCGTGGTCGTCTCATGGACGAAATCAAGGAACTTGCGAAAGATGAACGTGCTTCTGAATCCTTTAAAAAGGCTTGCAGTGATTATTTTGATACCGAAAAAGACAGCGGTGCAAACCGTGCTGCAACCGATAAGCTGATTCCGGAATTGGAAAAAGCAGCTGCAAAAGGCTGCCCGGTTTCCAAGGGAATTCTGGAAGAAAAAGAATTTCTCGCGAAGAAATCCACATGGATTTTCGGCGGCGACGGTTGGTGCTATGATATTGGCTTCGGCGGAGTTGACCATGTCTTGGCTTCTGGAGAAGACGTCAACATTCTCGTCTTTGATACCGAAGTTTATTCCAATACCGGCGGACAGGCATCTAAGGCAACCCCAATCGGTGCAGTTGCCCAGTTTGCGGCTACCGGAAAAGCAACGAAGAAAAAGGATATGGCTGCCATTGCAATGAGCTATGGCTATGTCTATGTGGCACAGGTTGCAATGGGCGCTAACATGAATCAGTGTGTCAAGGCGTTCCATGAGGCTGAGAGCTATCATGGCCCGTCCATTATCATTGCTTATGCTCCTTGCATCAATCACGGAATCAAGGGCGGCATGAGTATTGCACAGACCGAGGAAAAGAAGGCTGTAGATGCTGGATATTGGAATCTGCTCCGTTATGATCCTCGCCTTGCAGCAATTGGAAAGAACCCAATGCAGCTTGACTCTAAAGCGCCAACTGCAAGCTATCATGACTTTATCATGGGCGAAGTTCGTTACAATTCTTTGACTCGTGCATTCCCGGATCGTGCAAAGATGCTCTTTGAGAAAGCAGAAGAAGCTGCGAAAGATCATTACGATCAATTGGAAAAACTTGCAAGTATGAAATAA
- a CDS encoding AraC family transcriptional regulator: MIRYKYEIHSSRNDTYSMDRPHFHEDVEIMMCTSGEGLFFLEPEIYPLHRGELFLFGASILHRSVANESYRSRVLHIAPSLLQSLSTPKTNLAACAERSKIQVTLSEEETVELEKLYNQLQTPCSSGNFGEDMQQLLTLLTFLHKTFCYFATADLKATEINHDLEKVAPILEYIRAHLSEPLTIDLIASHFFLSKYYLCHIFKPATGFGVMDYVIHCRILRARELLRNGMRVQETGETVGFRNNEHFIRTFKKLTGTSPKRYAKEYLLSDQNKKGESLSA; this comes from the coding sequence ATGATTCGCTACAAATATGAAATTCATTCTAGTCGAAATGATACTTATTCCATGGATCGCCCACACTTTCACGAAGATGTTGAAATCATGATGTGTACTTCCGGCGAAGGACTTTTCTTTTTGGAACCGGAAATTTATCCACTCCATCGGGGAGAGTTATTCCTTTTTGGTGCTTCAATTCTGCACCGAAGCGTTGCAAACGAATCCTACCGCAGCCGAGTCCTCCATATTGCGCCAAGTTTACTGCAATCTCTTTCCACTCCAAAAACAAACCTTGCAGCCTGCGCCGAACGGTCAAAAATTCAGGTAACTCTATCGGAAGAAGAAACCGTGGAGCTTGAAAAGCTCTATAATCAGCTTCAGACTCCCTGCTCCAGCGGAAACTTTGGGGAAGATATGCAGCAATTGCTAACTCTTTTAACGTTTCTACACAAAACATTCTGTTATTTTGCTACAGCAGATTTGAAAGCAACAGAAATTAACCATGATTTAGAAAAGGTTGCGCCAATTTTGGAATATATTCGGGCACATTTATCAGAACCCTTAACCATTGACTTGATTGCCTCACACTTTTTCCTGAGTAAATACTACCTCTGCCATATTTTTAAACCTGCAACCGGATTTGGCGTCATGGACTACGTCATTCATTGCCGAATTTTGCGGGCCCGGGAACTTTTACGCAATGGAATGCGCGTGCAGGAGACTGGAGAAACCGTCGGATTTCGCAACAATGAACATTTTATCCGGACTTTCAAAAAACTGACCGGAACTTCTCCTAAGCGTTATGCTAAAGAATATCTGCTCAGCGATCAAAATAAAAAAGGAGAAAGTCTTTCAGCCTGA
- a CDS encoding helix-turn-helix transcriptional regulator: MENEFEISKYERDKNPHAHFHETYEILIPLSNEGTFFVQENGYQLCFGTIFILHEYVIHRCFCTGNKSYARYAIHFPRRILEEMSTSHTNLSALFESAPLVLRVQDDALANLLGILCNLTKPDSDDFGNDIERALSFRKFLLMLAKIIAQEEPLPPPLPKSDPRVDKVLQYIHANYSSPISLETLSKEFYISKSRLSQQFRKSTGFSIGDYIITYRIRRACVLLRQGMKIQNISKAVGFQNDTHFIRTFKKRMGMCPSDFEKQVLVGSAPNILF, from the coding sequence GTGGAAAATGAATTTGAAATCTCCAAATATGAGCGTGACAAAAATCCGCATGCACATTTTCACGAAACTTATGAGATTTTGATTCCACTTAGCAATGAAGGAACTTTTTTCGTGCAGGAAAATGGCTATCAGCTTTGCTTTGGCACCATTTTTATTCTGCACGAATATGTAATCCACCGTTGCTTTTGCACGGGAAACAAATCTTATGCACGCTATGCAATTCATTTTCCACGCCGAATTTTAGAAGAAATGTCTACTTCCCACACTAATCTTTCCGCTCTTTTTGAAAGTGCACCGTTGGTTTTGCGAGTACAGGATGATGCGCTTGCAAATTTACTGGGAATCCTTTGCAACCTGACCAAACCCGATTCCGATGATTTCGGCAACGACATAGAACGTGCGCTCTCCTTTCGCAAATTTCTCCTTATGCTGGCAAAAATAATTGCGCAGGAAGAACCGCTTCCTCCTCCACTGCCAAAATCAGATCCCCGTGTTGATAAAGTCCTACAATACATTCATGCAAATTATTCCTCCCCTATTTCTTTGGAGACCCTCTCAAAAGAATTTTATATCAGCAAATCAAGGCTTAGTCAGCAGTTTCGAAAGTCGACTGGTTTTTCCATTGGAGATTATATTATTACCTATCGCATTCGGCGTGCCTGCGTCCTACTTCGCCAAGGAATGAAAATTCAAAACATTAGTAAAGCCGTTGGCTTTCAAAACGACACCCATTTTATCCGCACCTTTAAAAAGCGAATGGGAATGTGTCCCAGCGACTTTGAAAAACAGGTTCTCGTGGGATCTGCTCCAAATATTCTTTTTTAG